A stretch of the Lactuca sativa cultivar Salinas chromosome 9, Lsat_Salinas_v11, whole genome shotgun sequence genome encodes the following:
- the LOC111901581 gene encoding MLO-like protein 12 isoform X1, whose product MDVDDGDYERKKERALEVTPTWAVAVVVFVILAISIVLEYILHLIGHWLHNKQKKALGEALEKIKAELMILGFISLLLTVGQQPISDICIPSKVGRTWHPCNKNTADNYYYDPCLKKGKVQMVSFYAIHQLHIFIFVLAVVHVLYCLLTLILGKLKMRKWRAWEDETKTLEYQYHHDPERFRFARETTFGRRHLRFWSNSTVLLWIGCFFRQFFRSVPKVDYLTLRHGFINTHLPHDSQQQFDFHKYISRSLEEDFKVVVGISPVVWFFAVLLLLTNTHSWKAYLWLPFIPLIIILIIGTKLQVIITQMGRRTHEMADVVKGTPMVQPGDDLFWFGRPKLVLLLINFVLFQNAFQLAYFLWSWNKFGLDSCFHERPEDTVIRLTMAVVIEVLCSYVTLPLYALVTQMGSRIKPTIFSEDVAKALKTWHHTAKKNIKHGHSASNSPFSSRPGTPLHGSTSPMHLLHRYPENSFYSPSNSPRAGSHFEHEGWANESSHGHEQKYEDADNFRRDEIHDIEEGEIEEQITSSSTQLPSGPRPDRHQHEADISEFTFK is encoded by the exons ATGGATGTAGATGATGGTGATTATGAAAGGAAAAAAGAGAGAGCCTTAGAGGTAACACCAACATGGGCAGTAGcagttgtggtgtttgtgatacTTGCCATTTCAATTGTTCTTGAATACATCCTTCATCTAATTGGCCAT TGGTTACATAATAAACAAAAGAAAGCACTCGGTGAAGCCCTTGAAAAGATCAAAGCAG AATTGATGATTCTAGGGTTCATATCGCTGCTGCTAACAGTGGGTCAACAACCAATCTCTGATATATGTATTCCGAGTAAAGTTGGACGAACATGGCACCCTTGTAATAAAAACACGGCAGACAATTATTACTATGATCCATGTCTTAAAAAG GGAAAGGTGCAAATGGTGTCATTTTATGCGATACATCAACTCCACATATTCATCTTTGTGTTGGCTGTGGTTCATGTCTTGTATTGCCTTCTTACCTTGATTTTGGGTAAACTCAAG ATGAGGAAGTGGAGGGCTTGGGAAGATGAAACCAAGACGCTCGAATATCAGTATCATCACG ATCCAGAGAGATTTAGGTTTGCACGGGAGACGACTTTTGGGCGTCGACATTTGAGATTTTGGAGTAACTCCACGGTTCTTCTATGGAtc GGCTGTTTTTTCAGGCAATTCTTCAGATCGGTTCCGAAAGTTGATTATCTTACCCTCCGACATGGCTTCATCAAT ACGCATTTACCTCATGATAGCCAACAACAGTTTGATTTCCACAAATACATTAGTAGGTCACTTGAAGAAGATTTCAAAGTCGTAGTTGGAATAAG TCCAGTAGTATGGTTTTTTGCGGTTCTTCTCCTTCTCACCAACACCCATA GCTGGAAAGCATACCTTTGGCTTCCCTTCATCCCATTGATT ATAATACTTATAATTGGAACAAAACTACAAGTGATAATAACACAAATGGGGAGAAGAACTCATGAAATGGCAGATGTGGTGAAGGGTACACCAATGGTTCAGCCAGGAGACGATCTTTTCTGGTTTGGTCGACCAAAACTCGTACTCCTATTGATCAACTTTGTTCTCTTTCAG AATGCGTTTCAACTAGCGTATTTCTTATGGAGTTGG aATAAATTCGGCCTCGATAGTTGCTTCCATGAACGCCCTGAAGACACTGTAATAAGACTAACAATGGC TGTGGTGATAGAGGTTTTATGTAGTTATGTTACGCTTCCTTTATACGCATTAGTAACACAG ATGGGTTCGAGAATAAAACCCACCATTTTCAGTGAGGATGTAGCAAAAGCTCTGAAAACATGGCACCATACAGCCAAAAAGAACATCAAGCATGGCCATTCAGCTTCAAATTCACCATTTTCAAGCAGACCTGGAACTCCACTCCATGGAAGTACATCTCCAATGCATCTTTTGCATAGATACCCTGAAAACAGTTTTTATAGCCCTTCAAATTCTCCAAGAGCTGGCTCACACTTTGAGCATGAAGGTTGGGCGAATGAGTCTTCTCATGGACATGAACAGAAATATGAAGACGCTGACAACTTTAGAAGAGATGAAATACATGATATAGAAGAAGGCGAGATTGAAGAACAAATCACAAGTAGTTCGACTCAGTTGCCATCAGGACCAAGACCTGATAGGCATCAACATGAGGCTGATATTTCTGAGTTTACGTTTAAATGA
- the LOC111901581 gene encoding MLO-like protein 6 isoform X2 yields MILGFISLLLTVGQQPISDICIPSKVGRTWHPCNKNTADNYYYDPCLKKGKVQMVSFYAIHQLHIFIFVLAVVHVLYCLLTLILGKLKMRKWRAWEDETKTLEYQYHHDPERFRFARETTFGRRHLRFWSNSTVLLWIGCFFRQFFRSVPKVDYLTLRHGFINTHLPHDSQQQFDFHKYISRSLEEDFKVVVGISPVVWFFAVLLLLTNTHSWKAYLWLPFIPLIIILIIGTKLQVIITQMGRRTHEMADVVKGTPMVQPGDDLFWFGRPKLVLLLINFVLFQNAFQLAYFLWSWNKFGLDSCFHERPEDTVIRLTMAVVIEVLCSYVTLPLYALVTQMGSRIKPTIFSEDVAKALKTWHHTAKKNIKHGHSASNSPFSSRPGTPLHGSTSPMHLLHRYPENSFYSPSNSPRAGSHFEHEGWANESSHGHEQKYEDADNFRRDEIHDIEEGEIEEQITSSSTQLPSGPRPDRHQHEADISEFTFK; encoded by the exons ATGATTCTAGGGTTCATATCGCTGCTGCTAACAGTGGGTCAACAACCAATCTCTGATATATGTATTCCGAGTAAAGTTGGACGAACATGGCACCCTTGTAATAAAAACACGGCAGACAATTATTACTATGATCCATGTCTTAAAAAG GGAAAGGTGCAAATGGTGTCATTTTATGCGATACATCAACTCCACATATTCATCTTTGTGTTGGCTGTGGTTCATGTCTTGTATTGCCTTCTTACCTTGATTTTGGGTAAACTCAAG ATGAGGAAGTGGAGGGCTTGGGAAGATGAAACCAAGACGCTCGAATATCAGTATCATCACG ATCCAGAGAGATTTAGGTTTGCACGGGAGACGACTTTTGGGCGTCGACATTTGAGATTTTGGAGTAACTCCACGGTTCTTCTATGGAtc GGCTGTTTTTTCAGGCAATTCTTCAGATCGGTTCCGAAAGTTGATTATCTTACCCTCCGACATGGCTTCATCAAT ACGCATTTACCTCATGATAGCCAACAACAGTTTGATTTCCACAAATACATTAGTAGGTCACTTGAAGAAGATTTCAAAGTCGTAGTTGGAATAAG TCCAGTAGTATGGTTTTTTGCGGTTCTTCTCCTTCTCACCAACACCCATA GCTGGAAAGCATACCTTTGGCTTCCCTTCATCCCATTGATT ATAATACTTATAATTGGAACAAAACTACAAGTGATAATAACACAAATGGGGAGAAGAACTCATGAAATGGCAGATGTGGTGAAGGGTACACCAATGGTTCAGCCAGGAGACGATCTTTTCTGGTTTGGTCGACCAAAACTCGTACTCCTATTGATCAACTTTGTTCTCTTTCAG AATGCGTTTCAACTAGCGTATTTCTTATGGAGTTGG aATAAATTCGGCCTCGATAGTTGCTTCCATGAACGCCCTGAAGACACTGTAATAAGACTAACAATGGC TGTGGTGATAGAGGTTTTATGTAGTTATGTTACGCTTCCTTTATACGCATTAGTAACACAG ATGGGTTCGAGAATAAAACCCACCATTTTCAGTGAGGATGTAGCAAAAGCTCTGAAAACATGGCACCATACAGCCAAAAAGAACATCAAGCATGGCCATTCAGCTTCAAATTCACCATTTTCAAGCAGACCTGGAACTCCACTCCATGGAAGTACATCTCCAATGCATCTTTTGCATAGATACCCTGAAAACAGTTTTTATAGCCCTTCAAATTCTCCAAGAGCTGGCTCACACTTTGAGCATGAAGGTTGGGCGAATGAGTCTTCTCATGGACATGAACAGAAATATGAAGACGCTGACAACTTTAGAAGAGATGAAATACATGATATAGAAGAAGGCGAGATTGAAGAACAAATCACAAGTAGTTCGACTCAGTTGCCATCAGGACCAAGACCTGATAGGCATCAACATGAGGCTGATATTTCTGAGTTTACGTTTAAATGA